The Sulfurospirillum halorespirans DSM 13726 genome has a window encoding:
- the nadC gene encoding carboxylating nicotinate-nucleotide diphosphorylase: MIKTFVKKALEEDVGRGDLFSLVGKDSFASANIICKDEGIFAGKPYVKALCKMNKLDVTFYFDDGDTLQKGDLVALIEGKSKNILRCERTILNLMQHASGIASNVAAYKKILEGYRVKLLDTRKTRPHLRVFEKYAIRCGGGNNHRMGLDDCLMIKDTHLKTIDDLNVFIEEAREKLPFTCKIEIECEDVEFAKFAMQCGADIVMCDNMSYEAIEAVVAYKNSDFPHVLLEASGNITKENIVAYAQTGVDAISSGSLIHHAVWLDFSMKITHKTVI; encoded by the coding sequence ATGATCAAAACATTTGTTAAAAAAGCACTTGAAGAAGATGTTGGCAGAGGAGATCTTTTTTCATTGGTCGGCAAAGACAGTTTTGCGAGTGCTAATATCATCTGTAAAGATGAGGGGATTTTTGCAGGAAAACCTTACGTTAAAGCGCTGTGCAAGATGAACAAACTGGATGTTACCTTCTACTTTGACGATGGTGATACACTTCAAAAAGGCGATTTGGTTGCCTTAATCGAAGGCAAATCTAAAAATATTTTGCGGTGTGAACGAACGATTTTAAACCTCATGCAACACGCCAGTGGCATTGCGAGCAATGTTGCTGCGTATAAAAAAATACTTGAAGGCTACCGTGTCAAACTGCTGGATACTAGGAAAACCAGACCGCATTTGCGCGTGTTTGAAAAATACGCCATTCGTTGTGGTGGCGGTAATAACCACCGAATGGGCTTGGATGATTGCTTGATGATTAAAGATACCCATCTGAAAACTATCGACGATCTGAATGTTTTTATTGAAGAAGCCAGAGAGAAACTTCCCTTTACATGTAAGATTGAAATTGAGTGTGAAGATGTAGAATTTGCGAAGTTTGCGATGCAATGTGGCGCCGATATTGTGATGTGTGACAATATGTCGTATGAAGCGATAGAAGCCGTTGTTGCGTATAAAAACAGCGATTTTCCTCATGTGCTTTTAGAAGCGAGTGGCAACATTACCAAAGAAAATATCGTAGCATACGCTCAAACAGGCGTGGATGCGATTAGCAGTGGGAGTTTGATTCATCACGCGGTTTGGCTTGATTTTTCAATGAAAATTACCCATAAAACTGTGATCTAA